Genomic segment of Salvelinus sp. IW2-2015 linkage group LG17, ASM291031v2, whole genome shotgun sequence:
TAAGTGTCAGGCCTTAGTAGATGAAGTGGATCGTCTACCCATGTACCAAATGAAAGGTTTGGTTGTGTGGGTTTGCGCGTAGTACACTGGAGAGTCAATGGGTGGATCCTAGTGCCACGCTGCGTCCTATTGGATGGGTCCTTACAGGAGCCTTGGCAGGTCATATACCTATCTACTTGCAGACGTTGACCCACTCTGTGACTCTGCACTCCTCACAGAGCACGTAGCAGCACCAGTGGAAGCGGCAGTGGCACCTCTCACTACGTGTCTGCTTCAGGATGTTGTGTCCCCTTCCGCAGCACAGCGACCCGCAGCTGTCCATGCTGTGGCTGGTCTTGTTGCAGATACGGCCCTGAGTACCCAGAGAGTCCAGGGACGGCTCCTGATCACAGAAGTCTGGCGACTTCTCAAAGTAGACCAGCTCACGTGACACACCGCTCCTCCGCCGACCCCCATTGTTTGGGCTCCCCGCGCCCCCAGACCCAGTACCCCCTTCGGCCCCRTTCCTGACCCCATTCGAGGCACCATTCCCGGCTGCGACCCGGGGGTTGAACACCCCGTTGTTCTTGTTCTGGGAGTTAATGAAGATGGCGGAGAGGAACTTGTCCCTGAGCAGAGACCCCAGCAGTCTGAACTCTGGGGACACATACCAGCAGGTCTTGAACTGGCAGCTGCCTGACGTGCCGTGGCATGTACACTTCCTCTTCATGTTGTCAGTCACTAGCTGTGCAGTGGGAAACAATCATGTCACTATCCATACAAGTCTAGAGTGGCTTTGATTACAATGTAGTAGGGTAACaattataaatgtatttaaaagggTTCATACATGTAGCTTATAGATAGTTTATAAATCTGTTataaatatttaatttataatttttAAGCTAATTGGTTCAATTTAATATCCAATTCCAGGAACGTTAGAAAACTTGATGAATTTCATTGGGAAACCTTCAACAAATGAGAGCCCGACCCTTATCTGCAGTTATCATCTCGATACAAAATATACAAGACGCTGTCTGAGTCTCTGCTCACCTGTCGGCCAACCCTGTTGTTGTGGATCCTCATGCGGGCGTGGATATCCCGTGGGGAGCCCCGGGAGTCCAACCAATCCCTGGAGAATCTCTCCCCGAAGCGGGCGTCATGGCTACAGCCCCCCCACTCCCAGGTCTCCTGCAGGGGGCTGAGGTCCTCTGGTAGGGGcttgaggagggaggaggggtgggtagAACCAGAACGCAGGCTGGCTGGCACATCTCTGATCTCCTGGGGGTgtgcccctcctcccccacccacTCCCATGCCCACTCTGGCTCCTCCCCTCTGGAGGGTCTGCAGCTGCAGCTGGGTGAGTTTGAGGCGAATCTTATCTTCGTCCAGGCGACGCTTGGCCTCGCAGCCGCAGCCCCGGAGCTTGCCTAGGCTGCAGGCGGAAGCCACGGAGTGGGCCACACCCGCTGCcagcagggacagagagaaggcaCTCTCCCTGAAGCCTGGGggacaaggacagacagacacatcataGTCAAGATGTCGTCATACTGGGTGTAATCTAAATATCACAGGAAAACTTCATTAACCTG
This window contains:
- the wnt10b gene encoding protein Wnt-10b, yielding MDISHQFRWDQVLILAATLMSPAITVLCNDILGLKVAGDPVLTPNSVCLRLAGLSKRQIRLCVQSPDVTASALQGIQVALHECQHQLRDQRWNCSALESHSKLPHQSAILNRGFRESAFSLSLLAAGVAHSVASACSLGKLRGCGCEAKRRLDEDKIRLKLTQLQLQTLQRGGARVGMGVGGGGGAHPQEIRDVPASLRSGSTHPSSLLKPLPEDLSPLQETWEWGGCSHDARFGERFSRDWLDSRGSPRDIHARMRIHNNRVGRQLVTDNMKRKCTCHGTSGSCQFKTCWYVSPEFRLLGSLLRDKFLSAIFINSQNKNNGVFNPRVAAGNGASNGVRNGAEGGTGSGGAGSPNNGGRRRSGVSRELVYFEKSPDFCDQEPSLDSLGTQGRICNKTSHSMDSCGSLCCGRGHNILKQTRSERCHCRFHWCCYVLCEECRVTEWVNVCK